A single Acidaminococcus sp. DNA region contains:
- the trxA gene encoding thioredoxin translates to MEYKITAKNFVEEVTNSKIPVMIDFYADWCMPCRMMGPVTASIADAYQGKLKVCKVNVDEEPELAQQFNVSSIPMFAFIKDGRTVDGFIGAVPQSIVESKIKALL, encoded by the coding sequence ATGGAATATAAGATTACTGCAAAAAATTTCGTGGAAGAAGTTACGAATAGCAAAATCCCCGTCATGATCGATTTTTATGCCGACTGGTGCATGCCCTGCAGAATGATGGGCCCGGTCACGGCATCTATCGCTGACGCCTACCAGGGAAAATTAAAAGTCTGCAAAGTGAATGTGGATGAAGAACCGGAACTGGCGCAGCAATTTAACGTCTCGAGTATCCCTATGTTCGCTTTCATCAAAGACGGCCGTACCGTAGACGGGTTTATCGGTGCCGTGCCCCAAAGCATCGTCGAAAGCAAGATTAAGGCTCTGCTGTAA
- a CDS encoding lipase family protein has protein sequence MKHIQQSKKYISTKALSMTLGLLLFSGMWGSTVPALAAAKAQSQPAAASATSKEAPSASETAVKTSQELRKEVQKAAVTAAAASLCSGTYKNGSGSQEHELFTDYGWKVTPYSSRDGKTVVHFDVAVGDKPIHGIKPTILAVRGSQSQGDWKLNLQTDQVPFAAADSGKNPRKDKSVPAVHEGFDTYAKTILKAPIDIDGDGLPDDLPAYLKKHPERRLLLTGHSLGGAAATLLGERLAEQGVSKEQIPVITFGAPAVGNKAFADTYGNKIDILRVVTSLDPVPGSLQTFVGGGYTQFGTLQKYALSEKYTSYQHPVSFYYDLAVRHFYDAWDAAIAAGAMKYPPDERRTEGKPLVALAVYARNKGFDDRFSPDLGRFLMDEYKALLPSYVVIDKGVIPGNEFQEPTQLGEKAQAAGASYLVVATVDQKRIGQTRQWYLTVTQHIRSLKGENFSTATMGSANVSFDRGVVQATLSLLEDQKRQMQELLPFVTEQRALWVQDEGESNENH, from the coding sequence ATGAAGCACATTCAGCAAAGTAAAAAATATATTTCTACCAAGGCCCTCTCTATGACACTGGGCCTTCTCCTTTTTTCAGGGATGTGGGGAAGCACGGTGCCGGCTTTAGCAGCTGCCAAAGCACAATCTCAGCCTGCTGCCGCATCCGCAACTTCTAAGGAGGCTCCGTCTGCTTCCGAGACCGCTGTCAAAACTTCACAGGAACTGCGGAAAGAAGTTCAAAAAGCAGCTGTGACGGCAGCTGCCGCTTCACTTTGTTCGGGCACTTACAAAAATGGGTCCGGCAGCCAGGAACATGAGCTTTTTACGGATTACGGGTGGAAGGTCACACCATATTCCAGCCGTGACGGTAAAACCGTGGTTCATTTTGATGTAGCCGTCGGAGATAAGCCGATTCATGGAATCAAACCGACGATTCTGGCAGTCCGCGGCAGCCAGAGCCAGGGAGACTGGAAGCTCAATTTGCAGACGGATCAGGTTCCTTTTGCCGCGGCAGATAGTGGGAAAAATCCCCGCAAGGATAAGAGCGTGCCGGCTGTTCATGAGGGCTTTGATACCTATGCTAAAACCATTCTGAAGGCGCCTATTGATATTGACGGAGATGGGCTGCCCGATGATCTTCCGGCCTATCTGAAAAAGCACCCTGAGCGCCGTTTGCTGCTTACCGGCCATAGTCTCGGCGGGGCGGCAGCTACGCTCCTGGGCGAGCGCCTGGCGGAGCAGGGCGTTTCTAAAGAGCAGATTCCTGTGATTACCTTTGGTGCGCCTGCTGTGGGCAACAAAGCCTTCGCGGATACCTACGGAAACAAAATCGACATCCTGCGTGTCGTCACGAGCCTCGACCCGGTGCCGGGCAGCCTGCAGACTTTTGTGGGCGGGGGCTATACGCAGTTCGGAACGCTGCAGAAATATGCTCTTTCCGAAAAGTACACTTCTTACCAGCATCCGGTATCCTTCTATTATGATCTGGCCGTGCGCCATTTCTATGATGCCTGGGACGCTGCCATCGCAGCAGGAGCCATGAAGTATCCGCCCGACGAGCGCCGTACCGAAGGAAAGCCGCTCGTGGCACTGGCAGTCTATGCCAGAAATAAGGGCTTTGACGACCGCTTCTCACCGGATCTGGGGCGTTTTCTGATGGATGAATATAAAGCGCTCCTGCCGTCTTATGTCGTCATTGATAAAGGCGTCATTCCCGGCAATGAATTCCAGGAACCGACGCAGCTGGGAGAGAAAGCACAGGCTGCCGGCGCTTCCTACCTCGTTGTTGCAACCGTTGATCAGAAGCGGATCGGACAGACGCGGCAGTGGTACCTGACCGTGACGCAGCACATTCGTTCCCTGAAGGGTGAAAACTTCTCTACTGCGACCATGGGGAGCGCTAATGTCAGCTTTGACCGCGGCGTCGTACAGGCCACTTTGTCCCTGCTTGAAGATCAGAAGCGGCAGATGCAGGAACTGCTGCCGTTTGTGACAGAGCAGCGCGCACTGTGGGTACAGGACGAAGGTGAGAGCAATGAAAATCATTGA
- a CDS encoding amidohydrolase family protein, protein MKIIDAHMHFACYSGFDELARQAGHENTAAHYLKACHENGVVMSIVMGNGSGGPAAYGGVVPEVPNLAGPFDLNHYNQPSEIVYCAGIQSDSLTEENAEKTALEVERFVKTPQCVGIKIYTGYNHVFADDPRHYPLYELAAAYDVPVVFHMGETAGGYGELKYAHPLTIDPVAVKFPKVKFVIAHFGNPWVLDAAEVMVKNENVFTDMSGLLEGQFDGPAYVKEHEDYFRYLRMWLEYMDRYDKVMYGTDWPLVNLKTNIDVLSLLIPEKHHEAFFYENALRIYSKLQILLPKEETK, encoded by the coding sequence ATGAAAATCATTGATGCACATATGCATTTTGCCTGTTATTCCGGGTTTGACGAACTTGCCCGTCAGGCCGGCCACGAAAATACGGCTGCTCATTATCTGAAGGCCTGCCATGAGAATGGTGTCGTCATGTCCATTGTGATGGGAAACGGCAGCGGCGGACCTGCTGCCTACGGCGGTGTTGTGCCGGAAGTGCCGAATCTTGCCGGGCCCTTTGATTTGAATCACTACAATCAGCCTTCCGAGATTGTCTATTGCGCCGGTATCCAAAGTGACAGTCTCACGGAGGAGAACGCGGAAAAGACGGCTCTCGAAGTCGAACGCTTTGTAAAGACACCGCAGTGCGTGGGCATCAAGATTTACACAGGCTATAACCATGTATTTGCCGATGATCCGCGTCATTATCCTCTGTACGAACTGGCGGCCGCCTATGACGTGCCGGTTGTTTTTCACATGGGAGAAACGGCGGGCGGATACGGAGAACTCAAATATGCCCATCCTCTGACCATCGACCCGGTTGCGGTAAAGTTCCCGAAGGTCAAATTCGTCATCGCCCATTTCGGGAATCCCTGGGTGCTTGATGCGGCCGAAGTGATGGTGAAAAATGAAAATGTCTTTACCGATATGTCAGGTCTTTTGGAAGGACAGTTTGACGGTCCTGCCTACGTGAAGGAGCATGAGGATTATTTCCGCTATCTCCGCATGTGGCTTGAATATATGGACCGCTACGATAAAGTGATGTACGGGACGGACTGGCCTCTCGTAAACCTGAAGACAAATATTGATGTGCTGAGCCTGCTCATCCCGGAAAAGCATCACGAAGCCTTTTTCTATGAGAACGCCCTGCGGATTTATAGTAAACTGCAGATACTGCTGCCCAAGGAGGAAACAAAATGA
- a CDS encoding helix-turn-helix transcriptional regulator, translated as MKKETLCDTIGGPGCGLKRVLDLVGGKWKILILCAINVHQTMRYGELRKAIIGITNTMLANSLKELETAGLVTRTLYDERPIRVEYQLTDKAKSLIPILLELQEWGRAHLDA; from the coding sequence ATGAAAAAAGAAACTTTATGCGACACAATCGGAGGGCCTGGATGCGGCCTGAAACGTGTACTTGACCTTGTGGGCGGGAAATGGAAGATACTGATTCTCTGCGCCATTAACGTGCATCAGACGATGCGGTATGGGGAGCTGCGCAAAGCCATCATAGGCATCACCAATACGATGCTGGCCAATTCCCTCAAAGAACTCGAAACCGCCGGCCTTGTCACAAGAACGTTGTACGATGAGCGGCCTATTCGCGTGGAGTACCAATTGACAGATAAGGCAAAATCCTTGATTCCTATTTTGCTGGAACTGCAGGAATGGGGCCGCGCACATCTGGATGCATAA
- the tsaA gene encoding tRNA (N6-threonylcarbamoyladenosine(37)-N6)-methyltransferase TrmO yields the protein MEQMSSEGLLLKPIARYEGLLPEKFGLPRQSGLVPELTGQIVFLEGFRMPEALRGLDTFSHIWLIWEFSQNKTWSPTVRPPRFGGNKRLGVFATRTPFRPNPLGLSVVKLEKILWDSPTGPRLVVSGADLMDGTPIYDIKPYVPYADIREEATCGFAPSPDKTLDVDFPESLLNQIPEAQRRALIGVLAQDPRPHYQNDPGRIYGMDFGSFNIKFKVADTTLSVIAVERRSGIPDNKEIKK from the coding sequence ATGGAACAAATGAGCAGCGAAGGATTACTTCTTAAACCCATAGCGCGCTATGAGGGGCTGCTTCCTGAAAAATTTGGTTTGCCCCGTCAAAGCGGTCTTGTACCGGAACTGACGGGACAAATCGTTTTTTTGGAAGGATTCAGGATGCCCGAAGCGCTGCGTGGACTGGACACCTTTTCACACATCTGGCTGATCTGGGAGTTTTCGCAGAATAAGACGTGGTCACCGACCGTGCGTCCGCCGAGGTTTGGCGGCAACAAGCGGCTCGGCGTCTTTGCCACCCGTACTCCTTTCCGTCCGAACCCACTGGGTCTTTCCGTCGTAAAACTGGAAAAAATCTTGTGGGATTCACCGACGGGACCGCGGCTTGTGGTAAGTGGAGCGGATTTGATGGACGGGACTCCGATTTATGATATCAAGCCCTATGTCCCTTATGCGGACATCCGGGAAGAAGCCACCTGCGGCTTTGCTCCGTCGCCTGATAAAACTCTTGACGTGGATTTTCCGGAAAGTTTGCTCAATCAGATTCCGGAAGCGCAGCGCAGGGCTCTTATCGGTGTCCTGGCCCAGGACCCGAGACCGCACTACCAAAATGATCCCGGCCGCATTTACGGAATGGACTTTGGCAGCTTCAATATCAAATTCAAAGTGGCGGATACTACGCTTTCGGTCATTGCCGTAGAGCGCCGCAGCGGTATACCTGATAACAAGGAAATAAAGAAATAG
- a CDS encoding YhcH/YjgK/YiaL family protein has protein sequence MITGTQKDIDRLLPFMTGRVKKALEAVRDLDLDAIPTGKTPIDGDNIFASVNEYETEPFDARRPEKHECYIDIQIVAEGRETIGATDVENVSDMTEDRRQKDDVSFYGKTTKENTVTLEKGDFAIFFPWEVHRPNCEADGKPEHVKKIVVKVRME, from the coding sequence ATGATCACAGGAACCCAGAAAGACATTGACCGCCTGCTGCCCTTTATGACGGGACGCGTCAAAAAGGCCCTCGAAGCAGTGCGTGACCTTGATCTTGACGCCATCCCCACAGGCAAGACACCGATTGACGGGGATAACATTTTTGCCAGCGTCAATGAGTATGAGACGGAACCCTTTGATGCACGGCGTCCGGAAAAGCATGAATGCTACATCGATATCCAGATCGTGGCAGAAGGGCGGGAGACCATCGGTGCCACAGACGTGGAAAACGTCTCTGACATGACCGAGGACCGGCGGCAGAAGGATGATGTTTCCTTCTATGGCAAAACGACGAAAGAAAACACCGTTACCTTGGAAAAAGGTGACTTTGCCATCTTCTTCCCCTGGGAAGTTCATCGTCCTAACTGCGAAGCGGACGGTAAACCGGAGCATGTGAAGAAAATCGTTGTGAAAGTGCGGATGGAGTAA